Proteins found in one Misgurnus anguillicaudatus chromosome 3, ASM2758022v2, whole genome shotgun sequence genomic segment:
- the clockb gene encoding clock circadian regulator b isoform X2: MRRIKQNEVAMTQPCRRVSRNKSEKKRRDQFNVLIKELGTMLPGNTRKIDKSSILQKSIDYLHKHKEIAAQSESSEIKQDWKPPFLSNEEFTQLMLEALDGFFIVMLTDGNIIYISESITPLLEHLPSDLVDQNLLNFLPVAEHAEVYKALSSHPDVETLCSDYLKAKNQMEFCCHMLRGSLDPKKPPVYEYVKFIGNFKSLANMPLTTRNGLEGILQRSLQPAFDDQVCFIATVRLAKPQFIKDMCMVEEPNEEFTSRHSLEWKFLLLDHRAPPIIGYMPFEVLGTSGYDYYHVDDLHSLAKCHEHLMQFGKGKSCYYRFLTKGQQWIWLQTNYYITYHQWNSRPEFIVCTHTVVSYAEVRAERRREMGIEDSPPELTGDKMSLNTGSESQLNTSSLKEALERFSNSRTPSTSSRSSRKSSHTAVSDNTCTSTPSKLQMDISTPPRPPTVDMTPQRRSSVSTQSMSSQNTTQTGSSVQISQQQPQPQQQVESNALFSAQLNAMQHLKDQLEQRTRMIEANIQKQQDELRQIHEQLQRVHGQGAPMIVQQPGGGFSVQLPQVGGAQTSIVGVGTQPGVVAIQGQNVTSTAHCGTFTQQQILPQQQQQQASRPLQPNLQSSSVTQCGPVYNTMMISQPANANVVQIPSGLAPKINQGNAINRFPAGQQLVTKIVTAPMACGAVMVPTSMFMGQVVTAYNPFAQQQGQTIALQTQSTDSQAQATALQSNQQQGAIQQQNKQQQQFVQSTRLLHGNQSTQLILQAFPIQQQSTFTTSQPQQHQLKPQTQKQQKPATSHQTESRSAQSQ; the protein is encoded by the exons ATCAAACAGGATTGGAAACCTCCCTTTCTTAGCAATGAGGAGTTTACACAGCTGATGCTAGAG GCACTGGATGGGTTCTTTATAGTAATGCTGACAGATGGCAACATCATTTATATCTCGGAAAGCATCACCCCTCTACTTGAACATCTGCCT TCAGACTtggtggatcaaaaccttttgAACTTCCTTCCAGTGGCAGAGCATGCAGAAGTGTATAAAGCTCTGTCCTCGCACCCAGACGTTGAAACCCTTTGCTCAGATTACCTCAAGG CCAAGAACCAGATGGAGTTTTGTTGTCACATGCTCAGAGGTTCTTTGGATCCCAAGAAACCACCTGTGTATGAATACGTCAAGTTTATCGGCAACTTCAAGTCTCTCGCCAACA TGCCTCTCACAACCCGAAACGGCCTTGAGGGAATTTTACAACGTTCTTTGCAACCAGCCTTTGACGATCAAGTTTGTTTCATCGCAACTGTGCGGCTTGCCAAACCCCAGTTCATCAAA GACATGTGCATGGTCGAGGAGCCTAATGAAGAATTCACATCTCGACACAGTCTGGAGTGGAAGTTTCTTCTGTTAGATCACAG AGCACCACCTATCATTGGTTACATGCCATTTGAGGTCCTGGGGACGTCAGGCTACGACTACTATCATGTAGATGACCTTCATTCACTGGCTAAATGTCACGAACACT TAATGCAGTTTGGAAAAGGCAAATCATGCTATTACCGGTTTTTGACTAAAGGCCAGCAGTGGATTTGGCTCCAGACAAACTACTACATCACTTATCACCAGTGGAACTCACGGCCAGAGTTCATTGTGTGCACACACACTGTTGTG AGTTACGCCGAAGTGCGAGCAGAGCGAAGGAGAGAGATGGGCATAGAGGATTCCCCTCCGGAGCTCACCGGAGACAAG ATGTCTCTAAACACTGGCTCTGAATCGCAATTGAACACCTCCTCTCTGAAGGAGGCACTGGAGCGTTTCAGCAACAGCCGAACACCCTCAACCTCCTCACGGAGCTCCCGCAAGTCTTCGCACACAGCTGTCTCTGACAACACCTGCACTT CCACTCCTTCTAAGCTACAGATGGATATAAGCACTCCGCCCCGGCCGCCCACTGTTGACATGACGCCACAGCGTCGCTCGTCTGTCAGCACTCAG tCCATGAGTTCCCAGAACACCACTCAGACTGGCTCTTCGGTCCAGATCAGCCAACAACAACCACAACCACAGCAGCAGGTTGAGTCGAATGCCCTG TTCTCGGCACAGTTGAACGCGATGCAGCACCTGAAGGATCAGCTCGAGCAGAGGACACGCATGATAGAAGCCAACATTCAAAAACAGCAGGACGAACTGAGACAGATTCACGAGCAGCTACAGAGAGTTCATGGACAGGGAGCTCCG ATGATAGTACAGCAGCCAGGGGGTGGATTCAGCGTGCAGTTGCCGCAAGTCGGTGGAGCTCAAACTAGCATTGTAGGTGTTGGGACGCAGCCCGGGGTCGTAGCTATACAGGGTCAAAACGTGACAAGCACAGCACACTGTGGGACTTTTACACAGCAACAAATACTTCcccaacagcagcagcagcaagcTTCACGACCCCTGCAGCCGAATCTACAGAGCTCATCTGTTACGCAG TGTGGTCCAGTATATAACACAATGATGATAAGTCAGCCTGCTAATGCCAATGTTGTGCAGATACCCAGCGGCTTGGCACCAAAAATCAATCAGGGCAATGCAATAAACAG GTTTCCAGCAGGACAGCAGTTGGTCACGAAGATAGTGACGGCTCCAATGGCATGCGGTGCTGTCATGGTACCAACATCGATGTTCATGGGTCAGGTAGTGACAGCGTACAACCCGTTTGCACAGCAACAAGGTCAGACGATAGCACTGCAGACTCAGTCCACAGACTCACAGGCTCAAGCTACCGCATTACAATCAAATCAACAGCAGGGGGCGATACAACAACAGAATAAACAGCAGCAACAGTTTGTGCAG AGCACGCGCCTTCTTCACGGCAACCAGTCCACCCAACTGATCCTGCAGGCTTTCCCTATTCAGCAGCAGAGCACATTTACAACCTCACAACCACAACAGCACCAACTAAAGCCACAAACTCAAAAACAGCAGAAACCCGCCACATCCCACCAGACGGAAAGTAGAAGTGCCCAATCTCAGTAA